The Maylandia zebra isolate NMK-2024a linkage group LG7, Mzebra_GT3a, whole genome shotgun sequence genome contains a region encoding:
- the rbp4l gene encoding retinol binding protein 4, like has protein sequence MGSSKLALLLVLVSCVERCLSASCVVDSFSVKEDFDPKRYAGKWYALQKKDPEGLFLQDNISAEYTIDDDGSMTASSKGRVTLFGFWVVCADMAAQYSVPDPSTPGKMFMNYQGLASYLSSGGDNYWVIDTDYDNYAITYACRTLKEDGSCEDGYALVFSRNPRGLPPAIQRVVRQKQDDICMAGEFQPVLQSGAC, from the exons ATGGGATCCTCTAAGCTTGCCCTGCTGTTGGTCTTGGTGTCCTGCGTGGAACGCTGTCTGTCTGCCTCCTGCGTTGTTGATAGCTTCTCTGTGAAAGAGGACTTTGACCCCAAGAGG TATGCAGGGAAGTGGTATGCACTGCAGAAGAAGGACCCTGAAGGCCTGTTCCTGCAGGACAACATCTCAGCAGAGTACACCATCGATGACGATGGCTCCATGACCGCCTCCTCCAAGGGACGCGTCACTCTGTTTGG CTTCTGGGTTGTGTGTGCTGACATGGCTGCACAGTACTCTGTACCTGACCCTTCCACACCCGGCAAGATGTTCATGAACTACCAAGGACTGGCCAGCTACCTGTCCAGTGGAG GCGACAACTACTGGGTGATTGACACAGACTACGACAACTACGCCATCACCTACGCCTGCCGTACCCTGAAAGAAGACGGCAGCTGTGAGGACGGCTACGCCCTTGTCTTTTCCAGGAACCCCCGTGGCCTTCCTCCCGCCATCCAGCGTGTCGTCCGCCAAAAGCAGGACGATATCTGCATGGCTGGAGAGTTCCAACCTGTCCTGCAGTCTGGAGCCTGCTGA
- the pde6b gene encoding rod cGMP-specific 3',5'-cyclic phosphodiesterase subunit beta yields MGVQKEDVEKFLNGNPDFAKKYFAKKMNTSTISKVSGLPEKQIDFSQFQELSQIEESKIMYDLIKDMQENINMEKVVFKILRRVSALLHADRCSLFMYRQRNGVGELATRLFNVSKDSEFDDCIVPPDSEIVYPLDMGIVGNVALTKKSVNVKNVKENQHFSSFVDELTDYETRNILATPILNGKDMVAVVMAVNKTTGPHFSAEDEDLFLKYMRVATLNLKIYHLSYLHSCETRKGQLLLWSANKVFEELTDIERQFHKALYTVRAYLNCDRYSVGLLDMTKEKEFFDIWPVLMGEQAPYSGPVTPDGREVIFYKVIDYILHGKEDIKVIPNPPADHWALSSGLPTYVAESGFICNIMNAGADETFNFQKEPLDSSGWTIKNVLSLPIVNKKEEIVGVATFYNRKDGKPFDDQDEQLMEALTQFLGWSALNTDTYDKMNKLENRKDIAQDMVLYHVKCRDDEIQNILYTRELYDCEPRDCEEDELLAILKKDLPPLIKKFEIYEFRFSDFNCTEMELVKCGIQMYYEVGVVKKFQIPQEVLVRFMYSVSKGYRRITYHNWRHGFNVGQTMFTLLTTGMLKRYYTDLEVMAMITAGFLHDIDHRGTNNLYQVKSGNPLAKLHGSSILERHHLEFGKFLLADETLNIYQNLNRRQVDHVIHLMDIAIIATDLALYFKKRTMFQKIVDLSHTYEDEKKWVDFMSLETTRKEIVMAMMMTACDLSAITKPWEVQSKVALSVAAEFWEQGDLERTVLEQQPIPMMDRNKSAELPKLQCGFIDFVCTFVYKEFSRFHPQIQPMLDGILNNRKEWNAKKEEYEAKLKAIEEEKAAKEAAAASKAAANNPSGGSGSKTCSVC; encoded by the exons ATGGGTGTACAAAAGGAAGACGTGGAAAAGTTCCTGAACGGGAATCCTGATTTTGCTAAGAAGTACTTTGCCAAGAAGATGAACACCTCCACCATATCGAAGGTTTCAGGACTCCCAGAGAAACAGATCGACTTCAGCCAGTTTCAAGAGCTCAGTCAG ATCGAGGAAAGCAAAATCATGTATGACCTGATCAAAGACATGCAAGAGAACATCAACATGGAAAAGGTGGTTTTCAAGATCCTGAGAAGAGTCAGCGCACTCTTGCACGCCGACCGCTGCAGCTTGTTCATGTACCGCCAGCGCAATGGCGTGGGAGAGCTCGCCACACGACTCTTCAACGTGAGCAAAGACTCCGAGTTTGACGATTGCATTGTGCCACCAGACTCTGAGATCGTGTATCCGCTGGACATGGGAATAGTTGGCAATGTGGCTCTGACCAAGAAGTCAGTTAATGTGAAAAACGTCAAGGAG AACCAGCACTTCAGCTCATTTGTTGACGAGCTCACAGACTACGAGACCAGGAATATTCTGGCTACACCCATCCTCAACGGCAAAGACATGGTGGCAGTGGTCATGGCTGTGAACAAGACCACAGGACCACATTTCTCTGCTGAAGATGAAGAT CTTTTTTTGAAGTATATGAGAGTTGCCACTTTGAACTTGAAGATCTACCACCTGAGTTACCTCCACAGCTGTGAGACGCGTAAAGGACAG CTGCTGCTATGGTCAGCCAACAAGGTATTCGAAGAGCTGACAGACATCGAGCGACAGTTTCACAAAGCCTTGTACACAGTCCGAGCCTACCTCAACTGTGACCGCTACTCTGTTGGTTTACTAGACATGACGAAGGAAAAG GAGTTCTTTGACATCTGGCCAGTTTTGATGGGAGAGCAGGCACCTTACTCTGGCCCTGTAACCCCTGATGGCAGG gAGGTAATCTTCTACAAAGTGATTGATTATATTTTACACGGAAAGGAAGACATCAAAGTAATACC CAATCCTCCCGCAGATCACTGGGCTTTGAGTAGTGGCCTTCCCACTTATGTTGCTGAGAGCGGCTTT ATTTGTAACATTATGAATGCAGGCGCTGATGAGACGTTCAATTTTCAG AAAGAGCCATTGGACAGCAGTGGCTGGACAATAAAAAATGTTCTCTCGCTGCCAATCGTCAACAAAAAGGAAGAGATAGTTGGCGTAGCCACGTTTTACAACAGAAAAGATGGAAAGCCTTTTGATGATCAGGATGAGCAGCTCATGGAG GCTTTGACTCAGTTCCTGGGATGGTCAGCGTTGAACACAGACACCTACGACAAGATGAATAAGCTTGAGAACCGCAAAGACATCGCTCAGGACATGGTGCTCTACCACGTCAAATGTCGAGATGATGAGATTCAGAACATCCTG TACACCAGAGAGCTCTATGACTGTGAACCCAGAGACTGTGAAGAGGACGAGCTCCTAGCTATCCTG AAAAAAGACCTTCCTCCACTAATTAAGAAGTTTGAGATCTATGAGTTCCGCTTTTCAGATTTTAATTGCACAGAGATGGAGTTGGTGAAGTGCGGGATCCAGATGTACTATGAAGTCGGTGTGGTCAAGAAGTTCCAGATTCCACAAGAG GTGCTGGTTCGATTCATGTATTCAGTCAGCAAAGGGTACAGAAGGATCACCTACCACAACTGGCGTCACGGCTTTAATGTTGGACAGACGATGTTTACGCTACTGACG ACAGGAATGCTGAAGCGATACTACACTGACTTGGAGGTAATGGCGATGATAACCGCAGGATTCCTTCACGATATTGATCACAGAGGGACAAATAACTTGTACCAGGTCAA ATCTGGTAATCCTCTGGCCAAGTTACACGGCTCTTCCATTTTGGAACGGCACCATCTAGAGTTTGGAAAGTTCCTCTTGGCTGACGAG ACACTGAATATCTATCAGAACCTTAACAGGCGACAGGTTGACCACGTGATCCATCTCATGGACATCGCCATCATCGCCACTGACCTGGCTCTTTATTTCAA GAAGAGAACCATGTTCCAAAAGATTGTGGACCTCTCACATACGTATGAGGATGAAAAGAAATGGGTCGACTTCATGTCACTAGAAACAACCAGAAAAGAGATTGTCAT gGCCATGATGATGACCGCATGTGACCTGTCCGCAATCACAAAGCCTTGGGAAGTTCAGAGCAAG GTCGCCTTGTCTGTGGCAGCAGAGTTTTGGGAACAGGGTGACTTGGAGAGGACTGTACTGGAGCAGCAACCCATT CCCATGATGGACAGGAACAAGTCAGCTGAGCTTCCAAAGCTTCAGTGTGGTTTCATTGACTTTGTCTGCACGTTTGTCTACAAG GAGTTTTCTCGCTTCCACCCACAAATCCAGCCCATGCTGGATGGCATCTTAAACAACAGGAAGGAGTGGAATGCCAAAAAGGAAGAGTACGAGGCTAAGCTCAAAGCCATCGAAGAAGAAAAAGCTGCTAAAGAGGCAGCGGCAGCCAGCAAAG CGGCTGCAAACAACCCCAGTGGTGGGTCTGGCTCCAAGACCTGCTCTGTGTGCTAA